A part of Pectinatus sottacetonis genomic DNA contains:
- a CDS encoding TonB-dependent receptor plug domain-containing protein has protein sequence MKRLKKIIFLTAVCTATIPGNITAAQQAVNASVDGKDGQSAEYNIDNTIVTATRSKKKNIEVPESVEVITAEQIKNSGATNAAEALAKVNGFTYKSFGPAGASRGAMNNELIIRGVGNGTLVLLNGNPISWRGKYDIDEIPAESIERIEIVKGSGSILYGSEAMGGVVNIITKKTAQNTVTAGIGNYGRKFYNINAGTDKITINYNRDKWGTVSDLSEKYINLHKLKGIAQTDVKDVQKESAAVNYKINNNWNAFYGYYHTKAIYDYFMSSVDESTEGITSGMTYNIHKAVTTQRIGQLSYHDNNVKGNFYYNTGIIKYSGPTFIDRMGNQVNDFYNTRERNTSYGIDGQRTWHIGEKTNIISGLDLQREKYEPLLTGHGESGRNRSRNNWGVFTQWEQQFDKKNTGTIGMRETWTTDADNDQNYSNFSMAGSILHKMDNENNIYLNINQSFIMPTFAQMYGSSDKAVPNPGLKPQTGINYELGWKKNSGRHNWKAAVFHTVIKDNITAKLNNAKTEYTYLNEDFRNTGIELSCDIADKADNFTYKWGITYQNPRVKSTNKDYWDEKYGRLQLMSGLTYKYRKLNSTISASYLCDRVEALDNEHSTKVKPYLLTTWNTIYQPDANNEIALTIDNLLDRRDNVMQSSTNYNIITPVNYLLTFTHKF, from the coding sequence ATGAAAAGACTGAAAAAAATAATATTTTTAACTGCTGTTTGTACAGCAACAATCCCGGGAAACATTACTGCTGCCCAGCAAGCAGTGAATGCCAGTGTTGATGGAAAGGATGGACAGTCTGCAGAGTATAATATTGACAATACGATAGTCACAGCCACGCGTAGTAAGAAAAAAAATATTGAAGTGCCTGAGTCTGTAGAAGTAATTACTGCTGAACAAATAAAAAACAGCGGTGCGACAAACGCTGCTGAAGCTTTAGCGAAAGTAAATGGGTTTACTTATAAATCATTTGGACCTGCCGGAGCTTCACGAGGAGCTATGAATAATGAATTAATAATACGCGGTGTAGGTAATGGAACTTTGGTTTTATTAAATGGCAATCCTATTTCCTGGCGGGGAAAGTATGATATAGACGAAATACCGGCTGAAAGTATTGAGCGCATTGAAATAGTAAAAGGAAGTGGCTCAATTTTATATGGCAGTGAAGCAATGGGTGGTGTGGTCAACATCATAACAAAAAAAACAGCCCAAAATACAGTGACTGCTGGTATAGGAAATTATGGCAGGAAATTTTATAATATCAATGCTGGAACTGATAAAATAACAATCAATTACAATCGTGATAAATGGGGAACTGTATCTGACCTCAGTGAAAAATATATTAATTTACATAAGCTTAAAGGAATTGCCCAGACCGATGTGAAAGATGTGCAGAAAGAAAGTGCCGCAGTAAATTATAAGATAAATAATAATTGGAATGCATTTTATGGATATTATCATACCAAAGCTATTTATGATTATTTTATGAGCAGCGTTGATGAGTCAACCGAGGGCATTACATCAGGTATGACATATAATATTCATAAAGCGGTCACTACGCAGCGCATTGGACAATTATCTTATCACGATAATAATGTTAAAGGCAATTTTTATTATAATACGGGAATAATAAAATACAGCGGTCCGACATTTATAGACCGTATGGGAAATCAGGTAAATGATTTTTATAATACGCGTGAACGTAATACATCCTACGGAATTGACGGTCAAAGGACCTGGCATATTGGGGAAAAAACCAATATAATAAGCGGTTTGGATTTGCAAAGAGAAAAATATGAACCACTATTAACAGGTCATGGGGAAAGTGGAAGAAATCGGTCAAGAAATAACTGGGGTGTATTTACGCAGTGGGAACAGCAATTTGACAAGAAAAATACAGGTACTATTGGTATGAGAGAAACATGGACCACTGATGCGGATAACGACCAGAATTACAGTAATTTCAGCATGGCAGGCAGTATTTTACATAAAATGGATAATGAAAATAACATATATTTAAATATTAACCAGTCCTTTATTATGCCGACATTTGCACAGATGTATGGTTCAAGCGATAAGGCAGTGCCTAATCCCGGGCTGAAACCGCAGACAGGGATAAATTACGAGCTGGGCTGGAAGAAAAATAGTGGTAGACATAATTGGAAAGCAGCTGTTTTTCATACTGTCATAAAAGATAATATCACAGCAAAATTAAACAATGCCAAGACCGAATATACATATTTGAATGAAGATTTCAGAAATACTGGGATAGAATTATCATGTGATATTGCTGATAAGGCAGACAATTTTACTTATAAATGGGGAATCACTTATCAAAATCCTCGCGTTAAAAGTACCAATAAAGATTATTGGGATGAAAAATATGGACGTTTGCAGCTAATGAGCGGGCTTACTTATAAATACAGAAAACTAAATTCTACTATTAGTGCTTCATATTTGTGTGATAGAGTGGAAGCTCTTGACAATGAACATTCTACGAAAGTAAAACCTTATCTGCTAACTACATGGAATACGATTTATCAGCCTGATGCTAATAACGAAATTGCGCTGACAATAGATAACCTGCTAGATCGCAGAGATAATGTAATGCAATCTTCAACAAATTATAATATTATAACTCCGGTAAATTACTTATTGACATTTACGCATAAGTTTTAA
- the argR gene encoding arginine repressor — protein MKNLRLEKIKQIITTHEVNTQNELLTILQKEGFNVTQATVSRDINRLMLMKIPTGTGRYRYACRTDSSHSYSIKGHLRIFQDSVLSMDFSENIIVMHTLPGSAEAVAFFIDYIKFPEILGTLAGDNTLLIIIKSNIITTTVLKKLQTLLKMSIHKTCL, from the coding sequence ATGAAAAATTTACGACTTGAGAAAATTAAACAAATTATCACAACGCACGAGGTCAATACACAAAATGAGCTTTTAACCATACTGCAAAAAGAAGGATTTAATGTTACACAAGCCACTGTTTCGCGTGATATAAATCGTTTAATGCTAATGAAAATTCCAACTGGTACGGGACGTTACCGATATGCCTGTAGAACCGATTCATCACATAGTTATTCAATCAAGGGCCATTTACGTATCTTCCAGGACTCTGTATTATCAATGGATTTTAGTGAAAATATTATTGTTATGCACACTTTGCCCGGCTCAGCTGAAGCTGTTGCTTTTTTTATTGACTATATCAAATTTCCCGAGATACTTGGAACATTGGCAGGAGATAATACTTTACTAATAATTATAAAATCAAATATAATAACCACTACTGTTCTAAAAAAATTACAAACACTGTTAAAGATGTCCATCCACAAAACCTGTCTCTAA
- the yfcE gene encoding phosphodiesterase: MKIGIISDTHGCVDRFSLAYEKLFKDSDMIIHAGDVLYHGPRNPMLPDYNPAKLAEKINSLPMPIIIAKGNCDSEVDQLVLNTPIQAPYTYVVVNGLKIITTHGHHVMSDKEKDTMAAHLKADIFISGHVHINVLEKRGKTIFLNPGSPSLSKRTDKKQTAAILTDKEIEIIDIDSGEIIMSLKR, translated from the coding sequence ATGAAAATAGGAATAATAAGTGATACACATGGCTGTGTGGATCGTTTTTCTCTTGCATATGAAAAACTATTTAAGGATTCAGATATGATAATTCACGCCGGAGATGTTCTCTATCATGGTCCAAGGAATCCTATGCTGCCTGACTATAATCCTGCAAAACTAGCAGAAAAAATAAACAGCCTCCCTATGCCTATAATTATTGCTAAAGGCAATTGCGACAGTGAGGTAGACCAGCTCGTTTTAAATACCCCCATACAAGCACCATATACGTATGTAGTTGTGAATGGACTGAAAATTATAACAACCCACGGTCATCATGTAATGTCCGATAAAGAAAAGGATACTATGGCGGCACATCTTAAGGCCGATATCTTTATAAGCGGGCATGTCCATATTAATGTGCTGGAAAAACGTGGGAAAACAATTTTTCTAAATCCCGGATCACCATCATTAAGTAAAAGAACTGATAAAAAACAAACTGCCGCAATTCTTACAGATAAAGAAATTGAAATAATTGACATTGATTCAGGAGAAATTATTATGTCACTCAAGCGATAA
- the rodA gene encoding rod shape-determining protein RodA has translation MFNNSRFLRRIDLPLIIAVAILILIGIVIIGSATHVNTPGNERYWYVQRQSIFALIGAALVFIMMKFDYRMLQPLGNKLYIFNAILLLAVDIAGHSALGAQRWIQIGPISFQPSEFSKLIMIISLAALLENRVGKLNTFKDLLPVALYLIVPFCLVVTQPDLGTALVFLAIFFGMIFAAGVNMRLIAILFGFGLSLLPIFWHFLKDYQKMRIMVFINPNIDPLGSGYHIIQSKIAIGSGLLFGKGLFQGTQSQLNFLPENHTDFIFAVIGEETGFIGTAIVLLIFLFLLWRGMRIAREASDNFGILLAVGVNSMLAFHVLVNVGMTIGIMPVTGIPLPFISYGVSSLITNILSMGLLLNIYNNRQQLIF, from the coding sequence ATGTTCAACAACAGTAGATTTTTACGCCGTATAGACCTGCCATTAATAATTGCAGTTGCTATTTTAATTCTGATTGGTATTGTTATAATCGGCAGTGCAACACACGTAAACACCCCGGGTAATGAACGGTATTGGTACGTACAGCGCCAAAGTATCTTTGCTTTAATAGGCGCTGCACTAGTATTTATAATGATGAAATTTGATTACCGTATGCTACAGCCGCTTGGAAATAAGCTATATATATTTAATGCTATTTTGCTGCTAGCAGTTGATATTGCCGGTCATTCTGCCTTAGGCGCACAACGCTGGATACAAATAGGACCAATCAGTTTTCAACCATCAGAGTTTTCTAAATTAATAATGATAATTTCTCTAGCTGCTCTACTTGAAAACAGAGTAGGCAAGTTAAATACATTTAAAGACCTGCTGCCAGTTGCTTTATACCTCATTGTTCCTTTCTGTTTAGTTGTTACTCAACCTGATTTAGGTACAGCACTTGTCTTTCTGGCTATATTTTTTGGCATGATTTTTGCTGCCGGCGTTAACATGAGATTAATTGCTATTCTTTTTGGTTTTGGTCTGTCCTTACTGCCTATTTTTTGGCATTTTTTAAAAGATTACCAGAAAATGCGTATCATGGTTTTTATTAATCCTAATATAGATCCTTTAGGTTCAGGATACCATATAATACAATCAAAAATAGCTATTGGTTCGGGTCTTCTATTTGGTAAGGGTCTATTTCAAGGAACACAAAGTCAGCTAAATTTTCTTCCAGAAAATCATACTGATTTTATCTTTGCTGTTATTGGTGAAGAAACGGGTTTTATCGGCACAGCAATAGTTCTTTTAATATTTTTATTTCTTTTATGGCGTGGTATGCGAATTGCTCGGGAAGCCAGCGATAATTTTGGAATACTACTAGCTGTCGGTGTTAATTCCATGCTGGCTTTCCATGTATTAGTAAATGTAGGCATGACAATAGGAATAATGCCTGTAACAGGCATTCCACTCCCATTTATAAGTTATGGCGTAAGCTCGCTTATTACTAATATATTATCAATGGGCCTGCTGCTTAATATTTATAATAATCGTCAACAACTTATATTTTAA
- a CDS encoding SHOCT domain-containing protein, whose amino-acid sequence MMGYGYSGYNGPFNWFGTGFSIITHVASTVLIIMAAIWFYRTIFHGSTHSLQHQDTALDILKQRYARGEITSEEFHRIKKDLE is encoded by the coding sequence ATGATGGGATATGGATATAGTGGATACAATGGTCCTTTCAATTGGTTTGGTACAGGCTTTAGTATAATCACTCATGTAGCCTCTACTGTTCTTATCATTATGGCTGCTATCTGGTTTTACAGGACAATTTTTCATGGTAGCACCCATTCACTTCAGCATCAGGATACCGCACTTGATATATTAAAACAGCGTTATGCCCGCGGAGAAATAACCAGTGAAGAATTCCACCGTATAAAAAAAGATTTAGAATAA